CTGCTGCAGCCACATGTGCCGTGCGCAGTACTGGCGATCTGTGGGGATGATGGCCTTGAACTGGCCCATCATAAAAGATAAGGGTTCCGACATGCGGCGTACGGTAGCCGACTTTTCCAGCCTGAGGAAGTGAACCGAAAGTTTATCACGCCGTGAACCATTCAACGCCAATTGAAGACGCCTGGAAATTCTGTCCCATGTGCGCGGCAGCTCGTTCCGCCGAGCAGGGGAACCCGTTTTCATGCGCCGCCTGCGGCTACACTCATTACTTCAGCCCGTTCACAGCCGTCGGTGCTTTGATTGTGGATGAACAGGAGCAAATGCTGTTCATCGTGCGTGGCAAAGATCCGGGCAAAGGGAAACTCGGCCTTCCCGGCGGATTCGTGGATGCCGGCGAAATGGCCGAACAAGCTCTTGTGCGCGAAATTCGCGAAGAGGTCGGTCTGGAAATTGTCCGCTACGAATTTCTGGCGTCGTTTCCCAATAGCTACGCGTTCTCCGGAGTTATCTGCCCGGTGACGGATTTGTTCTTCGTGGCTCACGTCGCATCGCTCAGCAATTTTCAACTGCAGGAGGGCGAAATCGACGACTGGAAGCTGCTCCCCGTCGCCAACGTCGGCCCGCAGGATCTGGCGTTCGATACTCATTGGAAGGCGATCCAGGCCTATGCGGGGCAACGCAATGGCGAGCCGAGGACGTAATTGCTCTGGTTTGTGCGTCCAACTAACCGGACGACTTGAGTCCACGTCCTGATCTCTGAATGTACCCTTTCCCGCATTTCCGCCGTACGCTTGAAGTCAATCAGAGGCTTGCGATGATCTTGCCGGTTTGAAACTTCCCCATCATTCGTGTGAAGGCGAATCCGATATGAATCGCTTACTGTTGATCGTAATACTCTTCACTGCGACGGCCACATCGCGTGACCTCATTGCGACTGAAACTTCGGCGCAGGCCAAACAGCCGAACATCGTCGTGATTTTCTGCGACGATCTCGGCTACGGAGACCTCGGCTGCTTCGGGCATCCCACCATCGCGACGCCGAATCTTGATCGCATGGCGGCAGAAGGACAGAAGTGGACGGAATTCTACGTGGCCGCCTGCGTGTGTACGCCCAGTCGAGCGGCCCTGCAAACGGGACGGTACCCGATTCGCAACGGCATGTGTTCCGACAAGCGGCGAGTTCTGTTTCCGGATTCGCAAGGCGGACTTCCGGCCCGGGAAGTGACGATCGGTCGCATGTTGCAGCAGCACGGCTACGCGACTCATGCGGTTGGCAAGTGGCACTTGGGCCACCTGCCTCAGTACCTTCCCACCAGCCACGGCTACGATTCGTACTTTGGCATTCCGTATTCCAACGACATGGACGCCGTGAAGAATACTCCCAAAGGTCGAGCTCGCTTCAACAATCCGAAGACCGAATACTTCAACGTACCACTGATGCGCGGTGAGGAAATTGTCGAACGTCCGGCCGACCAGCACACCATTACAAAACGGTTTACCGAAGAGGCCGTGAAGCTGATTCGCAACCGCGCCGACAAACCGTTTTTCATCTACCTCGCGCACAACCTGCCTCACGTGCCACTGTTTGTGTCGAAGGATTTCACGGACGTCAGCCGCCGAGGCCTTTACGGCGACGTAATCGAAGAAATCGACTGGTCCGTAGGACAGGTCCTTAACGCGCTGCGTGAAGAGAAGCTGGACGAAGACACCTTAGTCGTGTTTACGTCTGACAACGGCCCATGGAAAACCTTCAAACAACAGGGTGGATCGGCCGGGCTGCTGCGAGACGGAAAAGGATCAACGTGGGAAGGCGGCATGCGCGAACCTACAATCTTCTGGTGGCCGAAAAAGATCAAACCTGCTGTCGTGATGGACCCGGGCAGCACCCTGGACTTGTTGCCAACGTTTGCTACCGTCACCGGAGCCGCCAGGCCGACCGATCGCACGCTGGACGGCTTCGATCTTTCGCCCGTGCTGTTTGAAGGTAAAAAGAGTCCTCGCGAAAACATGTTCTACTATCACGGTGAAGAATGTTTTGCTGTGCGAATGGGACAGTATAAGGCTCACTTCAAAACCAAGACGTCGTACGTCGGCCAGAAAGCGGCTAAGGTCCACGACCCACCGCTGCTGTACCATCTGGGACATGATCCCAGCGAAGAATACGACATCGCCAAAGACCATCCGGACGTCATCGACGCCATTCGAAAACTAAAAGCAGAGCACGAAGCGTCGATCGAACCGTGTGAGAACCAACTGACGCGAAAAACGGCCGCCGTCAGCAAGCAAATGGATCTGTTGATCGTCGCCGGGCAGTCCAACGCCGTCGGGTTCAATGCCAGGCCCAGTGACCTGCCAGCCGATGCTGCCGACAAAGAAATTCTGTTCTGGTGGAAATGTGGCGACCCACCGCCTGACCAGCACGATACTCACAGCAACCAGACATGGACCCATCTTCAGCCACAGCCATTGGGCGATCCGATTACACCGCGAACTGGCCGGCAGTATGGAAATTTTGCTCAACCGGAAGGCGGCTTCGGCCCGGAGATCGGGCTGGCTCGCACGCTGATCGCCAAAGAAAAAACGCCGCTGGCCGTACTGAAGGTTGCCTTCAGCGGCACTGGCATGAGGACCGACTGGAACCATGCCGATCCTGGCGATAGTGGCGCGTGCTATCGGGCTCTACTGTCCGAATTTAAGGCGGCCATTGCCGCGGCCAAACGAAACGGCATCGAACTGAAACCTCGCGCGCTGGTGTGGGTCCAGGGAGAAAGCGACGCAAACGCCGAAGACGGTCCGAAATACGCGCATCGTCTGGGATCAATGATCGGCCAGCTTCGCACAGACATCAATGCGCCAGAAATGCAGGCGCTGATCGCGGTGAACACCCAGTTCAGCCAGGGCACAAACAAGTTCATGCCAATGATTGTCGAACAACAACGATTGCTGGCCAAACGGGACCCGTTGCGCCACTACGTTGATACGTCTAAAGCCACGATCGCAAATTCAGCCCACTACGATTCTGCGGGGACACTGGCCGTAGGCCGGATGTTTGCGGAGCGGCTGCTAAGTCTGACTCCGTAAATGAATGAGCCGCAGTTGTTCCACGCATGCTTCGGTCCAAAGCCGAATTCTGAAACAGTTGTCCCTCCCCAAATTATCCGCAAGAAATTGCCTACCGTTCCTCGAAAGTCATCTCATGCTTCGCCGCCTTTTTTTGACCGGATCGACCGTCCTGCTGATCGCTCTGAACTCACTCCCCGTGCTGGCTCAGGGGAATCGAGTGCTCGAACAGATTCCCAATTTGAAATCGCTGCCCGATGCGACCGCCGAGCTGCAAGCCAAAATTAACGAAGGCAGTGGGGATCTAATTCTCGGCGCCGACAAGCAGTACCGCATCACTGCGCCGCTGGTTTTCGACCTGCTAAAGCTGGGTGCCGTAAAGATTTCGGCGAAGGGCGGAGCAACTCTTGTGATGGACGGTCCCGGTCCGGCATTGAAAATTTTGGGCGGCCATGAAGGCACAGCTTCGCCACAAAGTTTCAAACCGACCACGTGGAATGAACGCATGCCCGTGATTTCCGATATTGAAATTCTAGGAGTTCATCCCGAAGCCGATGGTATCGAACTGCAACGCACGGTGGCGGCGACCATTAGTCGCGTTTCCATTCGCTGGTGCCGACATGGCATTCATCTTGTCGACCGCAATCGCAACGTGGCAATCGACACCTGCCATCTCTATGAGAACTCAGGCGTGGGCGTTTTTCTTGACGACGTCAACCTGCACCAGATCAACGTTGGTAACTCACATATCTCATACAACCGCCAGGGCGGAATTGTGGTGCGAGACGGCAATGTGCGTAACCTGCAGGTCAGCGGCTGTGACATCGAAGGCAACATGCCCGGCGACGAAACGCCGACGCAGACTGCCAATATTCTGATCGACGTGTCGACGTCACCGGGCGACCGGACGAAATCGATTGCTGAAATTTCCATTACCGGCTGCACGATTCAGCATTCAGCCAACTATTCCAAAGTGGAAGGAAAAACAAACGCTCCCGGCGGCGCCAACATTCGCCTCGCTGGCAAAGAGATCTACCCGATCGATTCGGTCACAATCAGCGGCAATGTTCTCAGCGATACCACAACCAACATCGATATCAACTACGCACTTGATGTCGCCATCAACGCCAACAACTTCTTCGCGCCGAAGCCAGCGAATTTGACCGTGAAGAATTCTCGTCGAATCAACGTAACGGGAAACACACTGAATCCTCGCCAGTTCAAACGTCCCGGCACGATTCATTTTCAGGATTGCGACGATTGTGTTTTGTCGAGTAACACCGTGCATGCCTTTGACACAGACAAGGGTGCCGTCATTATTGAAGGCTGTTCCGGGATGCTGCTGAACGCTCTGAATTTCAGTGACTGCGGCTCCGGTCTCTTGTTGAAGAATTCGTCTGACATCACCGTCACCAACTGCCGCATGTCTCGCACCGCTGGCTGGCAGTTCAAAGTCGACAACAGCGAGGATGGCTTGATTCAATCCGGCAATTCCTTCGCCAACTGATCCCATCGCCGGCCTTGGCGACCACTGCGCCTAGAGACATCGCCCGGCTTTTGAACAAAGGCCTTGCGTTTTACCTCTCCCAGGCGAAGCCGTTGGGGGAGGTCGGACAAGCGAAGCGATGTCCGGGAGGGGGCACGCGCTGTTGCAGTCGAGCATACCAATCACGTGCCGCGCACGGCCCTCCCCCGATCTTGCTTCGCTCGATCGACCCCTCCCACAATGAATTGCGGGAGGGGTTGAAGCGACGGAGTGGCCATTTCCAAAGCCGCACAATCTTTGCGCCCGTCACGGGCTCAACCGGCACATCGGGTTTCCTGAACGTCACCCACACCCCAAGCCAACCACCCGGCGAATCACCCCGCCCCTCCCAGCGACCACCGGGAGCACCGCCGGCGCTTCAGCTTCCCCATCGTCACCCGCCCACCACGCCAACCGCCGGCCGGTGCATACCGGCCTAGGAAAACATTTTCAGGATTTCGGCTTCGGATTGTTTTTGGACAAGGAGGATGGCTGTATCGCCGGCCTTGAGTTGATCGTCGGCGTTGGGGACTTTGACGTAGTCGCCTCGTTCGATCGCGGCGACCAGGCTTTGCGGCAGTGACAGATCGCGTAGCGGAGCTTTCGTGGCGGGAACGCCTTTCCGGATTTCGACTTCCCAGACCTCCGCGGTGTCGCCGATGATGGGTGACCGTTCTCGTACTGGTCCTTTGCCGACGAGGCCCATGATTTGGCGAGCCATCGCTTCGCGCGGGCTGACGGCGACATCGATGCCCAGGCGTTCCAGCACGTTGGCGTAGTCGGGGCTGCGGACGATTGTGAGAAGTCGTTTGCTGCCGAGTTCTTTCGATTCCACGCCGCACACGATGTTTTCTTCGTCACGCCCAGTGCAGGCCACGAAGACGTCGCTTTTGCCGACGCGAGCTTCTTCTAAATCGGCGCGGCTTTTGACGTCGGCGTGCAGGACAGTGCAGCGGGGCAGGCGTTCTGCAATGAAGTCGCAGCGGTCGGGGTCCTGCTCCATCACTGTCACTCGGCAGCGAGTTCGTTCCAGCAGGCGAGCCAGGTTGAGGCCAATCTCGCCACCACCGGCGATGACGACGCGAGGGCTTTCGGACGCGCGGTCTTCGAAGAGTGAGGCGATTTTTTCGAGTTCGCCGTGAGTTCCAATCAGTGTGACGTGGTCGCCCGGCTGCACCGCATCGTAGCCGCCAGGGATGACGGAACGTTCGGCGTTGACAATCAGGCCAACTCGGACGGTTTGAGGCAGGTTGAGTTGATGCAGCGGCACACCGACCGCCTTCGCTTTGCGACCGACCTGGATTCCGTGCACGTCGACGCCGCCGCGAGCAAAGCTTTCTACGGCCAGAACAGATGTACTGCGAATGTGCTTGGCCAGTTCCAAAGCTGTCAGGTGTTCCAGGCTGATCAATCTATCCACCTTGAAGTGTCGCTGATAGTCGAACGTGCTTTTGTCACGAAAGATGGGGTTGAACACGCGAGCCACACAACGACTGGCGCCCATTTCTCGTGCAATGCTGGCACTCACCAGATTCACTTCGTCGCGACTGGTGACGGCCAGGCACAGGTCCGCCAGTTGAATGCCCGCCTGAAACAGCTTCGATACGTCGAACGCCGAACCGCACACGGTTTGCACGTCCAGGCGTTCGCTCACGCGCCGCAGCACGTCTGCCTGTTCGTCAATCACGCACACGTTGATGCCGCGATTGCACAGCATTTCGGCGACCGTCTTGCCGACCGTCCCGGCTCCTAACACGACAACGTTCATTGGCCCACCAGTGTTGCAGCTTCCAGGGCGAAGTACGTCAACACGCCATCCGCACCGGCTCGTTTGAAGGACAATAAACTCTCCAGCATCACACGTTCACGATCGAGCCATCCGTTGGCGGCCGCTGCGGACAGCATCGCATATTCACCGCTCACCTGGTATGCGAACGTGGGCACTCGAAATTCATCTTTCACGCGGCGGACGATATCCAGATACGGCATACCGGGCTTCACCATCACCATGTCGGCTCCTTCCGCAATATCCAGCGCGACTTCCTGAAGAGCTTCGTCGGTGTTGGCCGGATCCATCTGGTACGTTCGTTTGTCGCCCTTGCCAAGGTTGCCCGCAGAACCGACGGCGTCGCGAAACGGCCCATAGAAGGCGGAAGCATACTTGGCCGAATACGCCATGATTTGCACATGCTGGTAGCCCGCTTCGTCGAGTGCCCCGCGGATCACGCCGATTCGTCCGTCCATCATGTCGGACGGAGCGATCACGTCGCAGCCCGCTGATGCCTGCACGACCGCCTGCTGTTTTAGCACCGTCAGACTTTCGTCGTTGGCTACGTATCCGTCACGGATAACGCCGTCCTGGCCGTGAGTCGTGTACGGGTCCAGAGCAACGTCGGCGATGAGTCCGACATCAATCTTCGCGTCCTTGACGGCTCGCATGGCGCGGCAAATGAGGTTGTCGGAATTCAGTGCTTCGTCGCCGTCTTCAGATTTGGCTTCGAGCGGCGTGACGGGAAAGATGGCGATCGCAGGGATGCCAGCCGCTGCTGCCTGAGCGACAAATTCGACGAAACGATCGATGCTGTAGCGGTTGACGCCGGGCATCGATTCAATCGGTTCACAAACGTTGTCGCCCTCTTTCACAAAGATCGGCAGAATCAGATCTGCGGCGCTTAACGAGTTCTCGCGGACCAGTCGGCGTGACCAGTCGGTCCGGCGGTTGCGGCGTAGTCGAACGGAAGGAAAGTGGCCGGGTGTGGGCATGAGTCTTCTTCGATGTGGATCGTGTTGAACGGTTTGAGGTTCCACCGGATTGTACAGGTTCGCCAGATTTTCGCTGCCCAGCCGAAGGGGAAATCCCTTCCGGCCGAATGGAACCGTCATTGGCGACGTCTACCTGTGCGGCGACTCGGGTTTTGCTAACATGGTTTCCGGAATGTGGCTGAGTTTGGTTTGTTGAGACTTCTGATTGAAGGCAACTTGTTCACATTGAGTCAATGTTTGCAGAGCGACCATCGGGAGCATTTCCGAGCGGTCGTTCAAATGGGGTGCGGGCCTCCCGCGTTAGGGCGAGACATGCGAAGAACATTGTTGATCGGATTGATTTTTCTGCTTTCCACCACGTTACATCCGGTGGAAACAGTGGCCGTTTCGCAGGACGGCAGCGATTCAGAAAGCGAACAATCGTCCGTGTGGTTAAGGCACACGCTGTCGCTGAAGCCGGCCGACGCAATAACTTCGACGACCGAATTGCTGGTCGATGCGTCGACTGGCGCGGTCACGGTGTACTTTAACGGGCAACGACTGGTTCGAGGACGTGCGGCCGATAAGAAGGCGTGGAGTTTCGACGTCAACCCGCTGGTCAGAAACGGCACCAACAGCGTGGCCATTTCAATTTCCGCACCGAAGGCGGAAAAACCGAAGCTCGCAGTCCAACTGACACCTCACAAGGGGCAGCCCCAGAAGCTGACGAACTGGAAAGCCACGTCCGATGTGCCTCCCGTCGGTTGGCAGCAAACCGACTTCAACGACCGCGACTGGAAACCGGCCGATAAGTCGCTGCTTGAGAAAACAGAATTCGGCGAAATCGCCTACGCCTCATGGACGCCAACCGGCGGTCCCACTCGATTTGCCGACGGCCGATTCCGCTGCCGCGACGGCGATCACGTGGTGCTGATTGGCGGAACGTTTATTGAGCGAGCTCAACAATACGGACACCTGGAATGTGCTCTGAATCCGAATCCGGCAGCGAAAGTGACGTTTCGGAATCTGGGGTGGAGTGGTGATACTGCTTTCGCAGAATCGCGAGGCATTTTTGATACGCCCGCAAAGGGCTACGAACGGCTGATCGAACACGTCCGTGCCGAAGACCCGTCGGTGATCCTGGTGTGTTACGGACAGAACGAAGCGATGAGCGTTCCGGTTGAAGCGTCGGCGGCGTCTGAAGTTTCGAAGTTCGAACAGCAGATTCAAAAGCTGCACGCTGACCTACAGACGACGGGCGCCGAAATCGTGTTCCTCACACCTCACCCGTTTGTCCGCATGCCCGAACCGCTGCCCGATGCGACGGTTTGGACTAGCCGTCTGAAGCAGTTTACGTCGCCCGCACGAAAGCTCGGCGACACCGTCCACACCATCGACCTGTTCACTGATTTTGTGGACGAGATGGCGAACGCGGATTCTGTTCTACATCCCAGTCACCAGGCCATGCCGGACGCCGACCAGCATCCGGAACTGATCGTCGCTCGCAACAGCGTTTGGACCGACAACGGAATGCACTGGAATGACGCCGGCTATCTTGCGGCAGCTCAGGTAGTCAGCGAACGATTGACGGGCCGGAAACCTCAATCGCCCAGTATCAACGTCGACCTGGCAGCGAAGTCCGCTGAATGCGTCGCCGGGAAGCTCCGCAACGTCACGTGGAATTCTTCGCCCAATGTCATCCTGCAGTGCGAGGTCCGCCGCGATTTGGTGTCGCCGTTTCCGATGAAGGTCGCGGTTATTGGTGGGGCTGATTTGCGAGTTGAACTTACCGCTGCAGACGATCACGAGGCTCACGCGTTACGATCCGTGAATCTGCTTCCCGAATTGAGTCGGGACAAGCGAGAATTCGTTGGCACAATTCCGGCGGAATACCGGGAACTGGCTGAGTTGACCGTTCAGAAAAACGAACTCTACTTCCATCGTTGGCGGCCCCAAAATATCACGTACCTGTTCGGTTTCCGCAAACACGAACAGGGCAACAATGCCAGCGAGATTGCGATGTTCGATCCATTGATTCAGGAACTGGAAGCAAAGATCTTTGAAGCTCGCGAACCGAAGTGGCAGACGGTGACGATCCGCACAAAGGAGACGGTTGAGAAATAGTGACAACGAACCGGGCGGCGTGTCGCTTCAGAATGACAACGCCGCTCAGTCACGTCTCCGTTTTTCGTCTGCACGCGTTTCGAAGGAGTCGCAGTGCCCCCTGCCCGAGCTACTGGCCCGAATTTCCTACCTAAATACACATGCCTAAAATGACCATACCTTTCCATCAACGAATTCGTCTTCTGGCCATCGTCGCGGCGATCTGCACCGTTGCTCCCACAACGTTCGCTCAACGCGATCTCAAAGACATTCCCATTCCTGATCCGGAACTGGAACGAGCCACCTTCAAGGTGCCGGACGGTTTTGAAATCAGCCTGTTTGCGGCCGATCCCAAGATCGCCAAGCCGATTCAAATGAACTTTGACGAAGCCGGACGGCTATGGATCGTCAGCTCCGAAGTCTACCCGCACATTGAACCCGGCGCGAAACCTTCGGATCGAGTTGTCGTGTTGGAAGATCGCGACCACGACGGCGTGTCGGATGAAACTCATGTTTTTGCGGAAGGTCTGTTAATCCCCACCGGCATCGCGCCAGGCGACGGCGGCGCATACGTGGCCAACAGCACTCAGCTTTTGCACTTCGCCGATACCGACGACGACCTAAAGGCCGATTCGAAACGCATCGTCCTGTCCGGCTTCGGCACGGAAGACACGCATCACATTTTGCACACGCTGCGGTGGGGGCCGGATGGCTATCTGTATTTCAATCAGTCGATTTACATCCACAGCCACATCGAAACACCATGGGGCGTGCGACGACTGAACGCCGGCGGCATTTGGCAGTTCCGTCCGGAAACGCTGGAGCTCGGTGTGTTCATGCGCGGACTCGTCAACACCTGGGGACACCACTTCGACCGCTTTGGCCAGTCGTTCGCGACCGACGGCGCGGGGGGCGAGGGCATCAACTACATCGTGCCGGGGGCTTACTACTTCACCGCCGCCAACGCACCTCAGATTTTGCACGGTCTGAACCCCGGCAGCCCCAAGCACTGCGGCCTGGAGATTGTCGAAACGCCGATGCTGCCGCCCGATTGGCAGGGCAGCGCGATTACAAACGACTTTCGCGGTCATCGAGTCTGCCGGTTCAATCTGTCAGAAGATCGATCGGGGTTCGTGTCGCGAGAACAGCAGGAAGTCGTGTGGTCGGACCACGTAGCCTTCCGTCCGATCGATGTGAAGTTGGGGCCGGATGGAGCGATCTATATCGCCGATTGGTACAACCCGATCATCCAACACGGCGAAGTCGACTTCCGCGACGAACGCCGCGACCACACTCACGGTCGCATTTGGCGAGTCACTTGGAAGGGGGCTCCGAAGCGTGAGTGGAATGACCTGCGTGGTCTGAAGACGACTGAGCTGCTGGAACTGTTGAAGAGCGACGATAATTTTCAGCGTCAAGCGGCGAAACAGCTTTTGCGGCAGCGAGGCGATTCGATCCTGCCGGAGCTGGAAACATGGACGGCGGGAATTCCCAACG
This DNA window, taken from Fuerstiella marisgermanici, encodes the following:
- a CDS encoding NUDIX domain-containing protein, which codes for MNHSTPIEDAWKFCPMCAAARSAEQGNPFSCAACGYTHYFSPFTAVGALIVDEQEQMLFIVRGKDPGKGKLGLPGGFVDAGEMAEQALVREIREEVGLEIVRYEFLASFPNSYAFSGVICPVTDLFFVAHVASLSNFQLQEGEIDDWKLLPVANVGPQDLAFDTHWKAIQAYAGQRNGEPRT
- a CDS encoding sulfatase-like hydrolase/transferase translates to MNRLLLIVILFTATATSRDLIATETSAQAKQPNIVVIFCDDLGYGDLGCFGHPTIATPNLDRMAAEGQKWTEFYVAACVCTPSRAALQTGRYPIRNGMCSDKRRVLFPDSQGGLPAREVTIGRMLQQHGYATHAVGKWHLGHLPQYLPTSHGYDSYFGIPYSNDMDAVKNTPKGRARFNNPKTEYFNVPLMRGEEIVERPADQHTITKRFTEEAVKLIRNRADKPFFIYLAHNLPHVPLFVSKDFTDVSRRGLYGDVIEEIDWSVGQVLNALREEKLDEDTLVVFTSDNGPWKTFKQQGGSAGLLRDGKGSTWEGGMREPTIFWWPKKIKPAVVMDPGSTLDLLPTFATVTGAARPTDRTLDGFDLSPVLFEGKKSPRENMFYYHGEECFAVRMGQYKAHFKTKTSYVGQKAAKVHDPPLLYHLGHDPSEEYDIAKDHPDVIDAIRKLKAEHEASIEPCENQLTRKTAAVSKQMDLLIVAGQSNAVGFNARPSDLPADAADKEILFWWKCGDPPPDQHDTHSNQTWTHLQPQPLGDPITPRTGRQYGNFAQPEGGFGPEIGLARTLIAKEKTPLAVLKVAFSGTGMRTDWNHADPGDSGACYRALLSEFKAAIAAAKRNGIELKPRALVWVQGESDANAEDGPKYAHRLGSMIGQLRTDINAPEMQALIAVNTQFSQGTNKFMPMIVEQQRLLAKRDPLRHYVDTSKATIANSAHYDSAGTLAVGRMFAERLLSLTP
- the trkA gene encoding Trk system potassium transporter TrkA — its product is MNVVVLGAGTVGKTVAEMLCNRGINVCVIDEQADVLRRVSERLDVQTVCGSAFDVSKLFQAGIQLADLCLAVTSRDEVNLVSASIAREMGASRCVARVFNPIFRDKSTFDYQRHFKVDRLISLEHLTALELAKHIRSTSVLAVESFARGGVDVHGIQVGRKAKAVGVPLHQLNLPQTVRVGLIVNAERSVIPGGYDAVQPGDHVTLIGTHGELEKIASLFEDRASESPRVVIAGGGEIGLNLARLLERTRCRVTVMEQDPDRCDFIAERLPRCTVLHADVKSRADLEEARVGKSDVFVACTGRDEENIVCGVESKELGSKRLLTIVRSPDYANVLERLGIDVAVSPREAMARQIMGLVGKGPVRERSPIIGDTAEVWEVEIRKGVPATKAPLRDLSLPQSLVAAIERGDYVKVPNADDQLKAGDTAILLVQKQSEAEILKMFS
- the hemB gene encoding porphobilinogen synthase, which codes for MPTPGHFPSVRLRRNRRTDWSRRLVRENSLSAADLILPIFVKEGDNVCEPIESMPGVNRYSIDRFVEFVAQAAAAGIPAIAIFPVTPLEAKSEDGDEALNSDNLICRAMRAVKDAKIDVGLIADVALDPYTTHGQDGVIRDGYVANDESLTVLKQQAVVQASAGCDVIAPSDMMDGRIGVIRGALDEAGYQHVQIMAYSAKYASAFYGPFRDAVGSAGNLGKGDKRTYQMDPANTDEALQEVALDIAEGADMVMVKPGMPYLDIVRRVKDEFRVPTFAYQVSGEYAMLSAAAANGWLDRERVMLESLLSFKRAGADGVLTYFALEAATLVGQ
- a CDS encoding right-handed parallel beta-helix repeat-containing protein; its protein translation is MLRRLFLTGSTVLLIALNSLPVLAQGNRVLEQIPNLKSLPDATAELQAKINEGSGDLILGADKQYRITAPLVFDLLKLGAVKISAKGGATLVMDGPGPALKILGGHEGTASPQSFKPTTWNERMPVISDIEILGVHPEADGIELQRTVAATISRVSIRWCRHGIHLVDRNRNVAIDTCHLYENSGVGVFLDDVNLHQINVGNSHISYNRQGGIVVRDGNVRNLQVSGCDIEGNMPGDETPTQTANILIDVSTSPGDRTKSIAEISITGCTIQHSANYSKVEGKTNAPGGANIRLAGKEIYPIDSVTISGNVLSDTTTNIDINYALDVAINANNFFAPKPANLTVKNSRRINVTGNTLNPRQFKRPGTIHFQDCDDCVLSSNTVHAFDTDKGAVIIEGCSGMLLNALNFSDCGSGLLLKNSSDITVTNCRMSRTAGWQFKVDNSEDGLIQSGNSFAN